Proteins encoded within one genomic window of Amycolatopsis nigrescens CSC17Ta-90:
- a CDS encoding serine hydrolase domain-containing protein, with amino-acid sequence MRGWTSAAVALVVTASLAVAPVASATTPPCETKPIQTALKALRSIDAGIAVTVKSPRCGVWNGGVGLADRRTGRKVVGDEHGRIGSDTKAWTATVVLQLVGEGKIKLDDTVDQHLPGLIRTEHHDGRKITIRQLLQHTSGLPDYLDAPFWADEEAHRWDHIEPLRTVEQALTLPPPDRAPSGFAYANTNYNLAGLIVTKVTGRGIGTEIDRRIIKRLGLCETSWPGDRTTIPKPDLRSYVERAGKLVDRTEWNTSEADASGALISTGADTTAFWTALLTGKLLAPAQLAEMKRTIPDDSGQDYGLGVEGYRHIRGLATWGHSGSMAGGHKFRNAVTDDGQRAVTLLINTDTFNSDVVDSVIGDLIRDLR; translated from the coding sequence ATGCGAGGTTGGACGAGTGCCGCCGTGGCCTTGGTGGTCACGGCCTCTCTGGCGGTGGCGCCGGTCGCGTCGGCCACCACACCACCCTGTGAAACCAAGCCCATCCAGACCGCGCTGAAGGCGTTGCGGAGTATCGATGCGGGGATTGCGGTGACGGTGAAGAGCCCGCGTTGCGGCGTTTGGAACGGCGGCGTTGGCCTCGCCGACCGCAGGACTGGCCGTAAGGTCGTCGGCGATGAGCACGGCCGGATCGGCAGCGATACCAAGGCATGGACGGCCACGGTCGTGCTTCAGCTCGTCGGCGAAGGCAAGATCAAGCTCGATGACACCGTCGACCAGCATCTGCCCGGCCTCATCCGCACCGAACACCACGACGGTCGCAAGATCACGATCCGGCAGCTTCTGCAGCACACCAGTGGCCTGCCCGATTATCTGGACGCGCCGTTCTGGGCGGACGAGGAGGCGCACCGCTGGGATCACATCGAGCCCCTGCGGACAGTCGAGCAGGCGCTGACCTTGCCCCCACCCGACCGGGCTCCGTCGGGCTTCGCCTACGCCAACACCAACTACAACCTGGCTGGACTGATCGTCACGAAGGTCACCGGCCGCGGCATCGGCACCGAGATCGACCGGCGGATCATCAAGCGGCTCGGCCTGTGCGAAACCTCTTGGCCTGGCGACCGGACCACGATTCCCAAGCCGGACCTGCGAAGCTATGTCGAGCGGGCTGGGAAGCTGGTGGACAGGACGGAATGGAACACCTCCGAGGCCGACGCGTCGGGGGCGCTGATCTCCACCGGGGCCGACACGACCGCCTTCTGGACCGCGCTGCTGACCGGGAAACTGCTGGCCCCAGCCCAGCTCGCCGAAATGAAACGCACCATTCCGGACGACTCCGGTCAGGACTACGGCCTGGGGGTCGAGGGCTATCGACACATTCGGGGCCTCGCCACCTGGGGCCACAGCGGCAGCATGGCCGGTGGCCACAAGTTCCGGAACGCCGTCACCGATGACGGCCAACGGGCCGTGACCCTGCTGATCAACACGGACACGTTCAACTCGGACGTGGTTGACTCCGTCATCGGCGATCTCATCCGCGACCTCCGCTGA
- a CDS encoding CynX/NimT family MFS transporter has protein sequence MMTSSPRVTRFTAVWTLIGLVLLTLNLRAAITGIPPVLGELQDAFGLTGVDVSVLTTLPMLCLGAFSALAPVLARRIGTEAALTAALLLITTGLLLRVVPAQPALFTGTVLAGAGIATGNVLVPAVIKRVFPGRVGSVTGMAMMLMSVSGAAAAGLAVPLEHLGGWRLALVVWAFPSLVAALVWGPLALRGWRQAPASTSAHPQTLAEHGSLLRSPLAWSVTIFMGMASLMFYTLMSWLPEIMREHGFGPATAGMMNSVIVIIGIPLGFAVPVVAARLRDQRPLVLGVVAGMVLGLGGLLLAPRGGWAWITIFGFATGSAFPLALTLLNLRSPTAAVTARLSGMAQSGGYLLAGSGPLTFGLLHSVTGGWEVSLWLLLLLVVPELVCGLLAARPGFVRLNRNSTLDQTADAV, from the coding sequence ATGATGACTTCCAGCCCCCGCGTCACTCGTTTCACGGCGGTCTGGACCCTTATCGGCCTGGTGCTGCTGACCCTCAACCTGCGCGCGGCCATCACCGGCATCCCTCCGGTACTGGGTGAGCTACAGGACGCGTTCGGGCTCACCGGCGTCGACGTCAGCGTGCTCACCACCCTGCCGATGCTGTGCCTTGGCGCCTTCTCCGCGCTCGCCCCCGTGCTCGCCCGCCGGATCGGCACCGAGGCGGCGCTCACCGCAGCGCTCCTGCTGATCACGACCGGGCTCCTGCTGCGCGTGGTCCCCGCCCAGCCGGCGCTGTTCACCGGCACCGTGCTGGCCGGAGCCGGGATCGCCACCGGCAACGTGCTGGTGCCGGCGGTCATCAAGCGCGTGTTCCCCGGCCGCGTGGGTTCGGTCACCGGCATGGCGATGATGCTGATGTCGGTCAGCGGTGCCGCCGCGGCGGGCCTGGCCGTCCCGCTGGAGCACCTGGGCGGCTGGCGGCTGGCTCTGGTCGTGTGGGCCTTCCCGTCGCTGGTCGCGGCACTGGTGTGGGGTCCGCTCGCGCTCCGCGGGTGGAGGCAGGCGCCCGCCAGCACCTCCGCTCACCCGCAAACTCTTGCGGAGCACGGGTCGCTGCTGCGCTCGCCGCTGGCGTGGTCCGTGACGATCTTCATGGGTATGGCGTCGCTGATGTTCTACACGCTGATGTCGTGGCTTCCCGAGATCATGCGCGAGCACGGGTTCGGGCCGGCCACCGCCGGGATGATGAACTCGGTCATCGTGATCATCGGAATCCCGCTCGGTTTCGCCGTACCGGTGGTCGCCGCCCGGCTGCGCGACCAGCGGCCGCTCGTACTCGGGGTCGTCGCCGGGATGGTGCTCGGACTCGGCGGCCTGCTCCTCGCTCCGCGGGGCGGTTGGGCCTGGATCACGATCTTCGGGTTCGCCACCGGCAGCGCGTTCCCGCTCGCCCTCACGCTGCTCAACCTGCGCTCACCCACCGCCGCGGTCACCGCGCGGCTCTCGGGCATGGCCCAGTCCGGCGGCTACCTCCTCGCCGGATCCGGCCCGCTGACCTTCGGCCTGCTGCACAGCGTCACCGGCGGCTGGGAGGTGTCGCTCTGGTTGCTGCTTCTGCTGGTGGTGCCCGAGCTGGTCTGCGGCCTGCTGGCCGCACGGCCCGGCTTCGTCCGGCTGAACCGGAACAGCACACTCGATCAAACCGCCGACGCAGTCTGA
- a CDS encoding LysR family transcriptional regulator has translation MIDLRRLHMLRVVHQQGTVTAAAEALHLTPSAVSHHLRELARELKVPLLEPQGRGVRLTPAALVLIDHADALLARWEEAQAELESYRAGQTGPLRIAGFTTAISGLIAPAAGRLRRSHPDILVQVRECDTAESMDLLVAGKVDLAVVEPVEGGPAPDDARFEQGLLLEEPHVMLVPADHPMARAASVRLEDAAAEDWIVADPGTCDHAQRVRVLCAAAGFSPRIVHAATQWPAVWSLVGNGLGVSLVPRLAEGPAGQAVVRVPVSSENMPTRRILTCVRRGSRRNPLIDLGMRALEEAVRDHRAVGWPQSA, from the coding sequence ATGATTGACCTGCGCCGCCTTCACATGCTCCGCGTGGTGCACCAGCAGGGCACGGTCACCGCGGCCGCCGAGGCCCTGCACCTCACCCCGTCCGCGGTCTCCCACCACCTGCGCGAGCTCGCGCGCGAGCTCAAGGTCCCGCTCCTGGAGCCGCAGGGCCGGGGCGTCCGGCTGACCCCGGCCGCGCTCGTGCTCATCGACCACGCCGACGCGTTGCTGGCCCGGTGGGAGGAGGCGCAGGCGGAGCTGGAGTCCTACCGGGCCGGCCAGACCGGACCGCTGCGCATCGCGGGCTTCACCACCGCGATCAGCGGCCTGATCGCCCCCGCGGCCGGGCGGCTGCGGCGCAGCCATCCCGACATCCTGGTGCAGGTGCGCGAATGCGACACCGCGGAGAGCATGGACCTTTTGGTGGCGGGCAAGGTGGATCTCGCGGTCGTGGAGCCCGTCGAGGGCGGGCCGGCGCCGGATGACGCGCGGTTCGAGCAGGGCCTGTTGCTGGAGGAGCCGCACGTCATGCTGGTGCCCGCCGACCATCCGATGGCGCGGGCGGCATCGGTGCGGCTGGAGGACGCGGCGGCCGAGGACTGGATCGTCGCCGACCCCGGCACCTGCGATCACGCCCAGCGGGTGCGGGTGCTGTGCGCGGCGGCCGGGTTCTCGCCGCGGATCGTGCATGCCGCGACCCAATGGCCGGCGGTCTGGTCGCTGGTCGGGAACGGGCTGGGCGTCTCGCTGGTCCCGCGGCTGGCCGAGGGCCCGGCGGGGCAGGCGGTGGTGCGGGTGCCGGTGTCGAGCGAGAACATGCCGACGCGGCGGATCCTCACCTGCGTGCGCCGGGGCAGCCGGCGGAACCCGCTCATCGACCTCGGGATGCGGGCGCTGGAAGAGGCGGTGCGCGACCACCGGGCCGTGGGCTGGCCCCAGTCCGCCTGA
- a CDS encoding PadR family transcriptional regulator, with the protein MGKQMTEMLKGTLEGIVLAILSGRPAYGYEITAWLRDQGFSDIAEGTVYALLVRIEQKSLVDVEKVPSEKGPPRKVFSLNAQGRQHLEEFWKTWSFLAERLEQLREGGS; encoded by the coding sequence ATGGGCAAGCAGATGACGGAGATGCTCAAGGGAACGCTGGAGGGCATCGTGCTCGCGATCCTGTCCGGCCGACCCGCGTACGGCTACGAGATCACCGCGTGGCTGCGGGATCAGGGCTTCTCCGACATCGCCGAAGGCACTGTCTATGCGCTGCTCGTCAGGATCGAGCAGAAGAGCCTCGTCGACGTGGAAAAGGTTCCGTCCGAGAAGGGGCCGCCGCGCAAGGTGTTCTCCCTCAACGCGCAGGGACGGCAACACCTCGAAGAGTTCTGGAAGACCTGGAGCTTTCTCGCAGAACGGCTCGAACAGCTCCGCGAAGGGGGTAGCTGA
- a CDS encoding DUF1048 domain-containing protein produces the protein MFISKFIALVLGDIGEKRRWWQYKARTKKLPEDYRTAVEALERYLMYFGPGDGASVVSMHEDLIDLFEQSAVDRTPIREVVGEDPVEFAEAFLRNYPEGQWIGRERGRLTNAIDRVTGGES, from the coding sequence ATGTTCATCTCAAAGTTCATCGCACTGGTGCTCGGCGACATCGGCGAAAAGCGGCGATGGTGGCAGTACAAGGCGCGCACCAAAAAGCTCCCCGAGGACTATCGCACGGCGGTCGAAGCGCTGGAGCGGTACCTGATGTATTTCGGGCCGGGGGACGGCGCCAGCGTGGTTTCGATGCACGAGGACCTCATCGACCTGTTCGAGCAGAGCGCGGTGGACCGAACCCCGATCCGCGAAGTCGTCGGGGAAGACCCGGTGGAGTTCGCTGAGGCGTTTCTCCGGAACTACCCGGAGGGTCAGTGGATCGGCCGGGAGCGGGGACGGCTGACCAACGCCATCGATCGCGTCACGGGCGGCGAATCGTGA
- a CDS encoding ABC transporter ATP-binding protein, with the protein MTTDQAKGPAIKVQGLEKSYKKLHVLRGVDFDVARGSIFALLGSNGAGKTTVVRILSTLLKADAGTASVDGFDVATRPANVREAISLTGQFAAVDEILTGRENLVLVAQLRHLKQPGKIADGLLERFSLTDAAARKVSTYSGGMRRRLDIAMSLIGNPPVIFLDEPTTGLDPEARLEVWAAVKDLAARGTTVLLTTQYLDEAEQLADQIAILHKGRIIVNGTLAELKRLLPPAKVEYVEKQPTLEDVFFAIVGADK; encoded by the coding sequence ATGACAACCGACCAGGCCAAGGGGCCCGCGATCAAGGTGCAGGGCCTGGAAAAGTCGTACAAGAAACTGCATGTGCTGCGTGGTGTGGATTTCGACGTGGCACGGGGCAGCATTTTCGCCCTGCTCGGCTCGAACGGGGCCGGCAAGACCACGGTCGTGCGGATCCTGTCCACGCTGCTCAAGGCGGACGCGGGGACGGCGAGCGTCGATGGCTTCGACGTCGCCACGCGACCGGCGAACGTCCGGGAGGCGATCAGCCTCACCGGACAGTTCGCCGCCGTCGACGAGATCCTCACCGGCCGGGAGAACCTCGTGCTCGTCGCCCAGTTGCGGCACCTGAAGCAGCCGGGCAAGATCGCGGATGGCCTGCTGGAGCGTTTCTCGCTGACCGACGCGGCCGCGCGGAAGGTGTCGACGTACTCGGGCGGCATGCGCCGCCGGCTGGACATCGCCATGAGCCTCATCGGGAATCCGCCGGTGATCTTCCTGGACGAGCCGACCACCGGGCTCGATCCCGAGGCCCGCCTTGAGGTGTGGGCCGCGGTAAAGGACCTCGCCGCGCGCGGCACGACGGTGCTGCTGACGACGCAGTACCTGGACGAGGCCGAACAGCTCGCCGACCAGATCGCAATCCTCCACAAAGGACGGATCATCGTGAACGGCACCCTCGCCGAACTCAAGCGGCTGCTTCCGCCCGCCAAGGTCGAATACGTCGAAAAGCAGCCGACCCTCGAAGACGTCTTCTTCGCCATCGTCGGCGCGGACAAGTAA
- a CDS encoding ABC transporter permease — protein MNKHFFGDTAVLLRRSLKHVTRSVDTIITTAVTPVAMMLLFVYVFGGAIDTGSDSYVTYMLPGILLITVASGVAYTAFRIFTDLKSGIFERFQSMPIARSGVLWAHVLTSLVANLISLVIVVGVALLIGFRSGAGVLTWLAVAGILVMFTLALTWLAVIPGLSAKTVDGASAFSYPLIFLPFLSSAFVPTGTMPGPVRAFADHQPVTSIVNAIRDLFTQQPVGTDVWIALAWCAGILIVAYVFATATYRRRIS, from the coding sequence ATGAACAAGCATTTCTTCGGCGACACCGCCGTCCTGCTGAGACGATCCCTGAAGCACGTCACGCGCAGCGTGGACACCATCATCACGACCGCGGTCACGCCGGTCGCCATGATGCTGCTGTTCGTCTACGTGTTCGGCGGCGCGATCGACACGGGATCGGATTCGTATGTGACCTACATGCTGCCCGGCATCCTGCTGATCACGGTCGCGTCGGGCGTCGCCTACACCGCGTTCCGGATCTTCACCGATCTGAAGAGCGGGATCTTCGAGCGATTCCAGTCCATGCCGATCGCACGGTCGGGCGTGCTGTGGGCGCACGTGCTGACCTCGCTGGTCGCCAACCTGATCTCGCTCGTGATCGTCGTGGGCGTCGCACTGCTCATCGGCTTCCGCTCGGGGGCCGGAGTGCTGACCTGGCTCGCGGTCGCCGGCATCCTGGTCATGTTCACCCTGGCATTGACCTGGCTCGCCGTCATTCCCGGCCTCTCCGCGAAGACCGTGGACGGTGCGAGCGCGTTCTCCTACCCGCTCATCTTCCTGCCGTTCCTCAGCTCGGCCTTCGTGCCCACCGGCACCATGCCCGGCCCGGTGCGCGCCTTTGCCGACCACCAGCCGGTGACGTCGATCGTCAACGCCATCCGCGACCTGTTCACCCAGCAGCCGGTTGGCACCGATGTCTGGATCGCCCTCGCCTGGTGCGCCGGCATCCTCATCGTCGCCTACGTCTTCGCCACGGCGACCTACCGCCGCAGGATCTCCTGA
- the arsM gene encoding arsenite methyltransferase, which yields MSEQAADLRETVRERYAAAATTITGGGVAEDCCGPEPVEIDDNFGAGLYADTDRDQLPAEAVAASLGCGNPTAVAELRAGERVLDLGSGGGIDVLLSARRVGPTGKAYGLDMTDEMLALALANTAKAGATNVEFLKGTIEAIPLPAGTIDVVISNCVINLSVDKPAVFAETFRVLAPGGRIGVSDVVAEDDLTPGQRGERGSYVGCIAGALSFAEYRRQLEAAGFTGIEITPTHQVADGMHSAIVRATKPTVGS from the coding sequence ATGAGCGAGCAAGCAGCCGACCTGAGAGAGACGGTCCGCGAGCGCTACGCGGCCGCCGCGACCACGATCACCGGTGGCGGCGTCGCCGAAGACTGCTGCGGCCCGGAACCGGTGGAGATCGACGACAACTTCGGTGCCGGTCTGTACGCCGACACCGACCGCGACCAGCTGCCCGCGGAGGCCGTCGCCGCGTCGCTCGGCTGCGGCAACCCCACCGCTGTCGCCGAGCTCCGCGCCGGCGAGCGGGTGCTCGACCTCGGTTCCGGCGGCGGCATCGACGTCCTGCTCTCGGCCCGCCGGGTCGGCCCCACCGGCAAGGCATACGGGCTGGACATGACCGACGAGATGCTCGCCCTCGCACTGGCCAACACCGCCAAGGCCGGCGCCACCAACGTGGAGTTCCTCAAGGGCACCATCGAGGCCATCCCGCTACCGGCGGGCACCATCGACGTGGTGATCTCCAACTGCGTGATCAACCTCTCCGTCGACAAGCCCGCCGTGTTCGCCGAAACCTTCCGCGTGCTGGCACCCGGCGGCCGGATCGGGGTGTCCGACGTGGTCGCCGAGGACGACCTCACCCCCGGCCAGCGGGGCGAACGCGGCTCGTATGTCGGCTGCATCGCCGGCGCCCTCTCCTTCGCCGAATACCGTCGGCAACTCGAAGCCGCGGGCTTCACCGGCATCGAGATCACCCCCACCCACCAGGTCGCCGACGGCATGCACTCGGCCATCGTCCGCGCCACCAAACCCACCGTCGGCTCGTAG
- a CDS encoding ArsR/SmtB family transcription factor — translation MSMQELPVLDRAEICCTGLLSAPLGEDEAAELAPVFKALADPVRLRLLSMIASRDGGEVCVCELTPAFDLSQPTISHHLKLLRQAGLIDGERRGTWVYYRLLPATTDKLAALLTRPSVDRPGEPAGTRA, via the coding sequence ATGTCGATGCAAGAGCTTCCCGTGCTGGACCGGGCCGAGATCTGCTGCACCGGTTTGCTGTCCGCGCCGTTGGGGGAGGACGAGGCCGCCGAGCTGGCGCCGGTGTTCAAAGCGCTGGCGGATCCGGTGCGGTTGCGGCTGCTGTCGATGATCGCCTCGCGGGACGGGGGCGAGGTGTGCGTCTGCGAGCTGACGCCGGCGTTCGACCTGTCCCAGCCGACCATCTCGCACCATCTGAAGCTGCTGCGCCAGGCCGGGTTGATCGACGGCGAACGCCGCGGCACCTGGGTCTACTACCGGTTGCTGCCGGCCACCACGGACAAGCTCGCCGCCCTGCTCACGCGCCCGTCCGTGGACCGGCCGGGCGAACCCGCCGGGACGCGGGCGTGA
- the arsB gene encoding ACR3 family arsenite efflux transporter has protein sequence MTARASAPAAGVPVAGRLPVLDRFLPVWILAAMAAGLGLGRVVPGLGDALAKVTVTGVSLPIALGLLVMMYPVLAKVRYDRLDTVTRDRRLLVLSLVLNWVVGPALMFALAWSLLPDLPEYRTGLIIVGLARCIAMVIIWNDLACGDGEAAAVLVALNSVFQVIMFGVLGWFYLSVLPGWLGLERAGLDVSGWEIARSVLIFLGIPLAAGYLTRRLGEKARGRDWYETRLIPRIGPFALYGLLFTIVILFALQGQAITSQPLDVARIALPLLAYFALMWAGSYALGRTAGLSYERTTTLAFTAAGNNFELAIAVAIATFGATSGQALAGVVGPLIEVPVLIALVYVSLALRRRFPAPPSA, from the coding sequence GTGACCGCGCGGGCATCCGCACCGGCCGCCGGGGTACCGGTCGCCGGCCGGTTGCCGGTACTGGACCGGTTCCTGCCGGTGTGGATCCTCGCCGCGATGGCCGCCGGCCTCGGGCTCGGCCGCGTCGTCCCCGGCCTCGGCGACGCGCTGGCGAAGGTCACCGTCACCGGGGTCTCGCTCCCGATCGCGCTCGGGCTGCTGGTGATGATGTACCCGGTACTGGCCAAGGTCCGCTACGACCGGCTCGACACCGTCACCCGCGACCGGCGCCTGCTCGTGCTGTCGCTGGTGCTGAACTGGGTCGTCGGGCCCGCGCTGATGTTCGCGCTGGCCTGGTCGCTGCTGCCGGACCTGCCCGAGTACCGCACCGGGTTGATCATCGTCGGGCTTGCCCGCTGCATCGCCATGGTCATCATCTGGAACGACCTCGCCTGCGGCGACGGCGAGGCCGCCGCCGTCCTCGTCGCGCTGAACTCGGTCTTCCAAGTGATCATGTTCGGGGTGCTCGGCTGGTTCTACCTGTCCGTGCTGCCGGGGTGGCTCGGCCTGGAGAGGGCCGGGCTGGACGTGTCGGGGTGGGAGATCGCCCGCAGCGTGCTGATCTTCCTCGGCATCCCGCTCGCCGCCGGCTACCTCACCCGCCGCCTCGGCGAGAAAGCCCGAGGCCGCGACTGGTACGAGACGCGGCTGATCCCCCGGATCGGGCCGTTCGCGCTCTACGGCCTGCTGTTCACCATCGTGATCCTGTTCGCCCTGCAGGGACAGGCCATCACCAGCCAGCCGCTCGACGTGGCCCGGATCGCGCTACCGCTGCTGGCCTACTTCGCGCTGATGTGGGCCGGGTCCTACGCCCTCGGCAGAACGGCCGGCCTGTCCTACGAGCGGACCACCACGCTGGCGTTCACCGCCGCGGGCAACAACTTCGAGCTCGCCATCGCCGTCGCGATCGCCACCTTCGGCGCCACCAGCGGCCAAGCCCTCGCCGGGGTGGTCGGTCCACTCATCGAAGTCCCCGTGCTGATCGCACTGGTCTACGTGTCCCTGGCACTGCGCCGCCGCTTTCCCGCCCCGCCCAGCGCCTGA
- a CDS encoding arsenate reductase ArsC: MSAIPEVLFVCVHNAGRSQMAAALLHHHARGTVTVRSAGSDPADTINPAVVTAMEELGLDLSREFPKPLTTEAVQAADVVITMGCGDACPVFPGKRYLDWKLDDPAGKSVDAVRPIRDDIDRRVRALLAELVPAE, from the coding sequence GTGTCCGCCATCCCCGAGGTCCTGTTCGTCTGCGTGCACAACGCCGGCCGCTCCCAGATGGCCGCCGCCCTGCTCCACCACCACGCCAGGGGAACGGTCACCGTGCGCTCCGCCGGATCCGACCCCGCCGACACCATCAATCCCGCGGTCGTCACCGCGATGGAAGAACTCGGGCTCGACCTCTCCCGGGAATTCCCCAAACCGCTGACCACCGAAGCCGTCCAAGCCGCCGACGTCGTCATCACCATGGGCTGCGGCGACGCATGCCCCGTCTTCCCCGGCAAGCGCTACCTCGACTGGAAACTCGACGATCCCGCCGGAAAGAGCGTCGACGCCGTCCGTCCCATCCGCGACGACATCGACCGCCGCGTCCGAGCCCTGCTCGCCGAACTCGTTCCGGCCGAATGA
- a CDS encoding DUF4232 domain-containing protein, protein MNIKGVVVRRGAASVIAAAVSVAALGACSNEQASTAIPQPQNNADIGAGRDTAPAAPKTDAEVSSNTGSRKSAGTTSAERKAECANLKVTLSQPEQADNSGTQWRLPVLLTNRGSATCTVRGFPGVRLDGADGTSWDLTRTNASIKPVDVAPGEHAKADLTYLTAESGDGWRIARMAVTPPHTTDTQYVSWAVGTSVLKQDAATHPGTYIDPVRPAGS, encoded by the coding sequence GTGAACATCAAGGGCGTGGTGGTTCGGCGAGGTGCCGCGAGCGTAATCGCGGCCGCGGTTTCGGTTGCTGCACTGGGTGCGTGCTCGAATGAGCAAGCAAGTACCGCTATTCCGCAACCGCAGAACAACGCCGATATTGGCGCGGGGCGCGATACCGCTCCGGCTGCTCCGAAAACCGACGCGGAGGTGTCGTCGAATACCGGAAGCCGGAAAAGCGCCGGCACGACGTCGGCGGAGCGCAAGGCGGAATGCGCGAATTTGAAGGTGACGTTGTCCCAGCCGGAACAGGCCGACAACAGCGGTACGCAGTGGCGGCTTCCGGTCCTGCTGACCAACCGGGGCAGCGCGACCTGCACCGTCCGCGGTTTCCCCGGGGTGCGGCTGGACGGTGCGGACGGTACGTCCTGGGATCTGACGCGCACCAATGCGTCGATCAAGCCGGTCGACGTGGCTCCGGGTGAGCACGCCAAAGCGGACCTGACGTACCTCACCGCGGAATCCGGTGACGGATGGCGCATCGCTCGCATGGCCGTGACGCCGCCCCACACCACCGACACGCAGTACGTGTCCTGGGCGGTCGGCACGTCCGTTCTCAAGCAGGACGCCGCGACCCACCCCGGCACCTACATCGATCCGGTCCGCCCGGCGGGTAGCTGA
- a CDS encoding TetR/AcrR family transcriptional regulator → MADTDDGSAGERPDLLWELEDRQAKPVRPALTVARIADAAIELADADGMAAVSMQQVAGRLDVTKMALYRHVANKAELVAVMTESAIGAPPDLRKVPGSWRSRLQEWARQMRETWQRHPWLPEATVGQRPTGPREIGWTESAVAALDGTGLHGSERMDAVFLLSGHLRNTHSVAMAGTQPWTAERGLKPLVEAHADRFPALVAAGSTAKPSEDNGWEFGLHRILDGLALLIERRPSRE, encoded by the coding sequence ATGGCAGACACGGACGACGGGAGTGCAGGCGAGCGGCCGGACCTGCTGTGGGAGCTGGAAGACCGCCAGGCGAAACCGGTCCGCCCCGCGCTCACCGTGGCTCGGATCGCGGACGCGGCGATCGAGCTCGCCGACGCCGATGGCATGGCCGCCGTGTCCATGCAACAGGTCGCCGGACGGCTCGACGTCACGAAAATGGCCCTGTACCGCCACGTCGCGAACAAGGCCGAGCTCGTCGCGGTGATGACCGAAAGCGCCATCGGCGCCCCGCCGGACCTGCGGAAGGTGCCCGGGAGCTGGCGGTCGCGGCTGCAGGAGTGGGCCCGGCAGATGCGCGAGACCTGGCAACGGCACCCCTGGCTGCCGGAAGCGACCGTGGGACAGCGCCCCACCGGCCCGCGCGAGATCGGCTGGACGGAGTCCGCCGTGGCGGCGCTGGACGGCACCGGCCTGCACGGCTCCGAGCGGATGGACGCGGTGTTCCTGCTCAGCGGGCACCTGCGCAACACCCACTCGGTCGCGATGGCGGGCACGCAACCCTGGACGGCAGAGCGCGGCCTGAAACCACTGGTCGAAGCGCACGCCGATCGTTTTCCGGCCCTGGTGGCGGCCGGCTCGACCGCGAAGCCGTCGGAGGACAACGGTTGGGAGTTCGGCCTGCACCGCATCCTGGACGGCCTCGCCCTGCTGATCGAACGACGCCCGAGCCGGGAATAG
- a CDS encoding VOC family protein, which translates to MSTAIFINLPVSDLPRARKFWTELGFSFNETFSNEEAAALVISEHINVMLLVEKHFKEFTTKEIADTATTAEAIFALSAESRARVDELADLALASGASPSNEPQDHGFMYGRSFADPDGHLWELVWMDPNGFPEGE; encoded by the coding sequence ATGTCCACCGCGATCTTTATCAACCTGCCCGTCAGCGACCTCCCGCGCGCCAGGAAGTTCTGGACCGAACTCGGCTTCTCGTTCAACGAGACCTTCTCCAACGAAGAGGCCGCGGCGCTGGTCATCAGCGAGCACATCAATGTGATGTTGCTGGTGGAAAAGCACTTCAAGGAGTTCACGACGAAGGAGATCGCCGACACGGCGACCACGGCGGAGGCCATTTTCGCGCTCAGTGCGGAGAGTCGTGCGCGGGTCGACGAGCTCGCCGACCTCGCTCTCGCCAGCGGTGCGTCGCCGTCGAACGAGCCGCAGGACCACGGGTTCATGTACGGCCGCAGCTTCGCCGACCCCGACGGTCACCTGTGGGAGCTCGTCTGGATGGACCCGAACGGTTTCCCGGAAGGCGAGTGA